One Anaerobacillus alkaliphilus DNA window includes the following coding sequences:
- a CDS encoding YlaN family protein, giving the protein MSEEVLNGHSEKAYALLKADADKILKLIEVQMVNLTMPQCPLYEEVLDTQMFGLSREIDFAIRLDLIEHEVGKQLLSELERKLAGLHEASMKKP; this is encoded by the coding sequence ATGTCTGAGGAAGTACTTAATGGACATTCTGAAAAAGCGTACGCCCTTCTAAAAGCGGATGCAGATAAGATTTTAAAGCTCATTGAAGTTCAAATGGTGAATTTAACAATGCCTCAATGCCCTCTTTACGAAGAGGTTTTAGATACACAGATGTTTGGTTTGTCTAGAGAAATTGACTTTGCAATTCGTCTTGATTTAATAGAACATGAAGTAGGCAAGCAATTGTTATCTGAACTTGAACGTAAATTAGCAGGGCTTCATGAAGCATCGATGAAAAAACCTTAA
- the pyc gene encoding pyruvate carboxylase has protein sequence MNRMKKVSKVLVANRGEIAIRIFRACTELHIRTVAIYSKEDTGAYHRYKADEAYLIGEGKKPIDAYLDIDGIIELAKRNQVDAIHPGYGFLSENIHFARRCEEEGIIFIGPKSEHLHMFGDKVQARAQAIAAGLPVIPGSDGPVNSIDDIEQFAIKHGFPFIIKASLGGGGRGMRIVRASQELAEAYARAKSEAKSAFGNDEVYVEKFIDKPKHIEVQILGDHSGNIIHLYDRDCSVQRRHQKVVEIAPSVSLSDEVRERICEAAVQLMKNVNYINAGTVEFLVTNSGEFYFIEVNPRVQVEHTITEMVTGVDIVQAQIYIADGEELHGNRLNIPIQENIICHGFAIQSRVTTEDPSNNFMPDTGKIMVYRSGGGFGVRLDAGNGFQGSVISPYYDSLLVKLSTWALTFEDAASKMLRNLREFRIRGIKTNIAFLENVVQHEKFLNGQYNTSFIDTTPELFVFPKRKDRGTKMLSFIGETTINGYPGLEKVKKPVFDEPVIPKLKLSEPFPNGTKQILEEQGAENVAKWVSAQKEILLTDTTFRDAHQSLLATRVRTHDLKRIAEPTARLLPNLFSSEMWGGATFDVAMRFLHEDPWERLLTLRKQMPNLLLQMLFRSSNAVGYTNYPDNVIKEFVKKSAEAGIDVFRIFDSLNWVPGMTLSIEAVRETGKIAEAAMCYTGDILDPARTKYDLNYYKNLALELEKSGAHILGIKDMAGLLKPEAAYRLVSTLKETLSIPIHLHTHDTSGNGLYTYARAIDAGVDIVDVAIGSMAGLTSQPSANSLYYALSGSARQPNLNIDSLEKLGVFWEDTRKFYQGFESGMVAPHSEVYQHEMPGGQYSNLQQQAKAVGLKNRWDEVKRMYRTVNDMFGDVVKVTPSSKIVGDMALFMVQNNLTEETIYEKSASLDFPDSVVEFFQGYLGQPYQGFPKQLQDIILKGKEKITGRPGESLPAVDFEAVKKELFEKLNRQVTDFDLLSYAIYPKVYLDHQRFYEQFGDVSVLDTPTFLYGLRLGEEIEIEIERGKTLIVKLVSIGEAQKDGTRVIYFELNGQPREITIKDQNIETTIVAKTKANKDNPNHIGATMPGTVVKTLVENGDKVKKGDHLMITEAMKMETTVQAPFDGKVTRVYVQNGEAIQTGDLLIELQG, from the coding sequence ATGAATCGGATGAAAAAAGTTAGTAAGGTGCTAGTTGCAAATCGTGGTGAGATAGCCATCCGTATCTTTCGAGCGTGTACAGAGTTACATATTCGTACTGTTGCTATTTACTCAAAAGAAGATACCGGTGCCTATCATCGTTATAAGGCGGATGAGGCATACCTAATTGGTGAGGGTAAAAAACCAATTGATGCTTATTTAGATATTGATGGAATTATTGAATTAGCAAAACGAAATCAAGTTGATGCAATTCATCCCGGTTATGGTTTTCTTTCTGAAAACATCCACTTTGCTAGGAGATGTGAAGAAGAAGGAATTATATTTATAGGTCCGAAATCAGAACACCTACATATGTTTGGCGACAAAGTTCAAGCAAGAGCTCAAGCGATCGCTGCGGGGTTACCAGTCATTCCAGGTAGTGATGGTCCTGTAAATTCAATTGATGACATAGAGCAATTTGCGATTAAACATGGTTTTCCTTTCATTATTAAAGCCTCACTAGGTGGGGGCGGTCGTGGGATGAGGATCGTTCGCGCAAGCCAAGAACTAGCTGAAGCGTATGCCAGAGCAAAATCAGAAGCTAAATCTGCATTTGGAAACGATGAGGTTTATGTAGAGAAATTTATAGACAAACCAAAACATATTGAGGTACAAATTTTAGGAGATCATAGTGGAAATATTATTCACTTATATGATCGAGATTGCTCTGTTCAACGTCGTCATCAAAAAGTCGTCGAAATCGCACCAAGTGTATCGTTATCTGATGAAGTGAGAGAACGAATATGTGAAGCAGCCGTGCAATTGATGAAGAATGTGAATTACATTAATGCTGGTACAGTCGAATTTTTGGTTACTAATTCTGGTGAATTTTATTTCATTGAAGTAAACCCTCGAGTTCAAGTAGAACATACGATTACGGAGATGGTTACAGGTGTTGATATTGTACAAGCTCAAATTTACATTGCGGACGGTGAGGAACTTCACGGTAATAGATTAAATATTCCAATTCAAGAAAACATTATTTGTCATGGGTTTGCCATTCAATCAAGGGTAACTACTGAAGATCCAAGTAATAATTTTATGCCGGATACTGGGAAGATTATGGTTTACCGTTCAGGTGGCGGTTTCGGAGTACGACTCGATGCGGGAAATGGATTTCAAGGGTCCGTGATTTCTCCATACTATGACTCTTTATTAGTTAAGTTATCAACTTGGGCGTTAACCTTTGAGGATGCAGCGTCAAAAATGTTACGTAATCTAAGGGAATTTCGTATTAGAGGAATTAAAACAAATATTGCCTTTTTGGAGAATGTAGTCCAACATGAAAAGTTTTTGAATGGTCAGTATAATACTTCTTTTATTGATACAACACCAGAGCTGTTTGTATTTCCTAAACGAAAAGATAGAGGAACGAAAATGCTCTCATTTATTGGGGAAACAACTATTAACGGTTATCCAGGTTTAGAGAAAGTAAAAAAACCTGTGTTTGATGAACCGGTTATTCCAAAGCTGAAGCTCTCCGAACCTTTCCCAAATGGTACTAAACAAATCCTAGAAGAACAAGGGGCAGAGAACGTCGCTAAATGGGTAAGTGCTCAAAAAGAAATACTGTTAACAGATACCACATTCCGTGATGCACACCAATCATTGCTAGCTACACGGGTTAGAACTCACGACTTAAAGCGGATTGCTGAGCCGACAGCGAGATTGCTTCCTAATCTGTTTTCATCAGAAATGTGGGGTGGGGCTACGTTTGATGTTGCAATGAGATTTTTACATGAGGATCCGTGGGAACGTTTGCTAACGTTAAGAAAACAAATGCCAAATTTATTATTACAAATGCTCTTCCGATCTTCTAATGCTGTAGGGTACACCAACTATCCCGATAATGTTATTAAGGAGTTTGTAAAAAAATCAGCTGAGGCTGGAATAGACGTCTTCCGCATTTTCGACTCATTGAACTGGGTTCCAGGTATGACCCTATCGATCGAAGCAGTTCGTGAAACTGGGAAAATTGCAGAAGCAGCCATGTGTTACACAGGAGATATATTAGATCCTGCTCGTACAAAGTATGATTTAAACTACTACAAGAATTTAGCGTTAGAGCTTGAAAAATCTGGGGCACATATACTAGGAATAAAAGATATGGCCGGACTACTTAAGCCAGAGGCTGCCTATCGATTAGTATCTACATTAAAAGAGACTTTATCGATTCCCATTCATTTGCATACACATGATACGAGTGGAAACGGTCTTTACACATATGCTAGAGCAATAGACGCTGGTGTTGATATTGTGGATGTCGCAATAGGTTCAATGGCTGGACTAACCTCCCAACCAAGCGCAAATAGTTTATACTATGCATTATCAGGAAGTGCCCGTCAACCAAACTTAAACATAGATTCACTTGAGAAGTTAGGTGTTTTCTGGGAGGATACGAGAAAATTTTACCAAGGTTTTGAAAGTGGCATGGTTGCACCTCATTCTGAAGTTTATCAACATGAGATGCCTGGTGGTCAATATAGTAATTTACAACAGCAAGCGAAAGCAGTTGGATTAAAAAATCGCTGGGATGAAGTCAAACGGATGTACCGTACCGTTAACGATATGTTTGGTGACGTAGTAAAGGTTACACCTTCTTCTAAAATTGTCGGTGATATGGCTTTATTTATGGTCCAAAATAATTTAACTGAAGAAACCATTTATGAAAAATCTGCTTCACTTGATTTTCCTGATTCGGTTGTGGAATTTTTCCAGGGGTATTTAGGCCAACCATATCAAGGTTTCCCGAAGCAACTTCAAGATATTATTTTAAAAGGCAAAGAAAAAATTACTGGTAGACCAGGTGAGAGCTTACCTGCTGTTGATTTTGAAGCTGTAAAAAAAGAATTGTTTGAGAAGTTAAATCGTCAAGTAACAGATTTTGATTTATTGTCTTATGCTATATACCCAAAAGTTTATTTGGATCACCAACGTTTCTATGAACAATTTGGTGATGTATCTGTCCTTGATACACCAACTTTCTTATATGGACTTCGGCTTGGTGAGGAAATTGAAATAGAAATAGAAAGAGGAAAAACCTTAATTGTTAAACTTGTTTCAATTGGTGAGGCCCAAAAAGACGGTACGAGAGTTATTTATTTTGAACTCAACGGTCAACCAAGGGAAATTACGATAAAAGATCAAAATATTGAAACGACAATTGTTGCCAAAACTAAGGCGAATAAAGATAATCCTAATCACATTGGAGCTACCATGCCTGGGACTGTTGTAAAAACATTGGTTGAAAATGGCGATAAAGTGAAAAAAGGTGACCATCTTATGATTACCGAGGCTATGAAGATGGAGACAACTGTTCAAGCGCCTTTTGACGGAAAAGTTACACGTGTGTATGTACAAAATGGTGAAGCGATTCAAACAGGTGATTTGTTAATTGAACTTCAAGGGTAA
- a CDS encoding DUF420 domain-containing protein produces MILPLISTIFIAISAIFVALGWVAVAKRNIDLHQKMMFLGAVFASVFFITYVSKTVFVGSTAFGGPEEIKLYYTIFLIFHIILATIAAVLGIIALISGYKNNLKLHRKLGPITSVIWFFSASSGILVYLLLYVIYPPGEVTNVFRAIWGF; encoded by the coding sequence TTGATATTACCATTAATTAGTACAATATTTATTGCAATTAGCGCAATATTCGTAGCTTTAGGATGGGTGGCTGTGGCCAAACGCAATATAGACCTACATCAAAAAATGATGTTTTTAGGAGCAGTTTTTGCTAGCGTATTCTTTATTACCTATGTATCCAAAACAGTATTTGTAGGAAGTACAGCCTTTGGGGGACCTGAGGAAATAAAACTATACTACACAATCTTCTTGATATTTCATATTATTTTAGCAACGATTGCTGCAGTTTTAGGAATTATTGCATTGATTTCTGGATATAAAAATAACCTGAAGTTACATCGAAAGTTAGGTCCTATTACATCAGTTATCTGGTTTTTTAGTGCTTCTTCAGGTATTCTGGTTTATTTACTGCTTTATGTAATTTATCCCCCTGGTGAAGTTACAAACGTATTTAGGGCTATTTGGGGCTTTTAA
- a CDS encoding site-2 protease family protein: MASLIFIIFCTLTILPVTIVLHELGHLFFARLCQAKEISITLGIGNELFRFKSFNTTFIFCFLPIGGQTKYELLETKSWQRRIISIGGPLMNGWVAFLLLIPGIGYGTQYITIWFQWLAMFNIWMLLINTIPFKFGNYYSDGWIVFAKKI; the protein is encoded by the coding sequence TTGGCAAGTCTAATATTTATAATTTTTTGTACTTTAACGATACTTCCAGTAACGATTGTACTTCACGAATTAGGGCATTTATTTTTTGCAAGATTGTGTCAAGCGAAAGAGATATCTATAACATTAGGGATTGGCAATGAGTTGTTTCGATTTAAGAGCTTTAATACTACATTTATTTTCTGTTTCTTACCTATCGGTGGGCAAACAAAGTATGAATTGTTAGAAACTAAGAGCTGGCAACGGAGAATTATCTCGATCGGCGGACCACTAATGAATGGATGGGTCGCTTTTTTGTTGCTCATTCCTGGTATTGGTTATGGCACTCAATACATAACAATTTGGTTTCAGTGGTTAGCTATGTTTAATATTTGGATGTTGTTAATAAATACTATACCGTTTAAGTTTGGAAATTATTATTCTGACGGTTGGATAGTATTCGCGAAAAAAATTTAA
- a CDS encoding cytochrome (ubi)quinol oxidase subunit III yields the protein MGHAHHNSGVLPPNPEKATLEGKNKFIGFWLFLGGETVLFASLFGTYLGLRNGTAGGPTAAELFHLPLVFVATMILLTSSLTSVFAMIAMKKGNYKGMLVWMWVTVALGLSFLGLEIYEFYDYLNNGLGFTTSAFGSAFYTLVGFHGAHVAFGVAWIITLLIRYRKGGLTLTNAPKFYLASLYWHFIDVVWVFIFTIVYLMGIGG from the coding sequence ATGGGTCATGCACACCATAATTCGGGCGTACTACCTCCAAACCCTGAAAAAGCAACACTTGAAGGGAAAAATAAATTTATAGGTTTCTGGTTATTCTTAGGTGGGGAAACGGTTCTTTTTGCAAGTTTGTTTGGAACGTATTTAGGACTAAGAAATGGAACTGCAGGAGGACCAACTGCTGCTGAATTGTTCCATTTACCACTTGTCTTTGTAGCTACAATGATCCTTTTAACAAGTAGTTTAACGAGTGTATTTGCAATGATTGCCATGAAAAAAGGCAATTATAAGGGAATGCTAGTATGGATGTGGGTAACAGTTGCACTAGGATTATCGTTCTTAGGACTTGAAATTTATGAGTTCTATGACTATTTAAATAATGGTTTAGGATTTACGACAAGTGCATTTGGTTCAGCGTTCTACACATTAGTAGGATTTCACGGGGCCCACGTTGCATTTGGTGTAGCCTGGATTATTACCTTATTAATTCGTTACCGTAAAGGTGGATTAACATTAACGAATGCTCCTAAATTCTACTTAGCTAGTTTATACTGGCACTTTATTGACGTAGTTTGGGTGTTCATCTTTACAATTGTATATCTAATGGGAATAGGAGGATAG
- the cyoE gene encoding heme o synthase, whose product MNKTVLEGTEVLDSSITSKVTWRDFLALTKVGIVMSNMITAFAGMFLAAYYMDIQLIANLHLVIFGLLGSALVMAGGCTLNNYIDRDIDHLMDRTQERPTVTGKIPEKQVLLFGLLLSALGLLFLLAASLTALVLGFIGLIFYVVIYTMWTKRTTSLNTIVGSVSGAVPPLIGWAAIDSSLHPVAWVLFLIMFIWQPPHFLALAMKRCEEYRRAGIPMLPVVSGFAVTKRQMVLYVAALIPISLLLSPMFGPVYTAIAAILGVGWLALGIAGFVMKDDMKWARLMFVYSLNYLTIIFILMVVLHIV is encoded by the coding sequence TTGAATAAAACCGTACTCGAAGGAACTGAAGTTTTAGATAGTTCCATTACTTCAAAAGTTACTTGGAGGGACTTTCTTGCATTAACAAAAGTTGGAATTGTAATGTCGAATATGATTACAGCGTTTGCAGGTATGTTCCTAGCCGCTTACTATATGGATATTCAATTAATTGCAAATTTACATCTTGTCATATTTGGTTTACTTGGATCTGCCTTAGTAATGGCAGGTGGTTGTACTCTAAACAACTATATTGATAGAGATATTGATCATCTAATGGACCGAACTCAAGAAAGACCGACAGTTACTGGTAAAATACCAGAAAAACAAGTTTTGTTATTCGGTCTTCTTTTATCTGCTCTAGGATTGTTGTTTTTACTAGCGGCTTCCCTTACGGCATTGGTATTAGGTTTTATAGGTCTAATTTTTTACGTTGTTATCTACACGATGTGGACAAAAAGAACGACATCTTTAAATACAATTGTTGGTAGTGTTTCTGGAGCAGTTCCACCACTTATTGGTTGGGCAGCAATAGACTCTAGTTTACACCCGGTTGCATGGGTATTATTTCTTATTATGTTTATCTGGCAACCACCTCACTTCCTAGCTCTAGCAATGAAGCGTTGTGAGGAATATCGAAGAGCGGGCATTCCGATGCTTCCTGTCGTATCAGGCTTCGCAGTGACTAAACGTCAAATGGTTTTATATGTTGCAGCCCTTATTCCAATCTCACTGCTCTTATCACCAATGTTTGGTCCTGTCTACACTGCCATAGCAGCAATACTAGGAGTTGGTTGGTTAGCACTAGGGATTGCTGGTTTTGTCATGAAGGACGATATGAAATGGGCAAGATTAATGTTTGTTTATTCTTTAAACTACTTGACAATTATCTTTATTCTAATGGTTGTTCTCCATATTGTTTAG
- a CDS encoding cytochrome C oxidase subunit IV family protein → MEPNLNSNEPQIKLSTKDKLKLEREMKHQIITFALMIFFTALAFLAVASDLIPSSFALPFILILAVVQVILQLYYFMHLNQKGHEWPNAFMISGIIVVIPMIAALMLLLGVVKY, encoded by the coding sequence ATGGAACCTAATCTTAATTCAAACGAACCTCAGATTAAGCTTTCAACAAAAGATAAGTTAAAGCTTGAACGTGAAATGAAACACCAAATTATCACTTTTGCTTTAATGATTTTCTTTACGGCATTAGCTTTCTTGGCTGTTGCTAGTGATTTAATTCCATCATCATTCGCACTACCATTTATTCTAATCCTTGCAGTTGTTCAGGTAATATTACAACTTTATTATTTCATGCACTTAAATCAAAAAGGTCACGAATGGCCAAATGCATTTATGATTTCTGGAATAATTGTTGTCATTCCAATGATTGCAGCACTAATGCTTCTTTTAGGAGTAGTGAAGTATTAA
- a CDS encoding COX15/CtaA family protein, whose protein sequence is MNNLNKKLKIFSILTTIGMIIVLLQGALVTKTESGQGCGDSWPLCHGQVIPESINTLETIIELSHRAVSAILGIMVITLAIWTWKKLPHVRETKFLAIIAVLFIVFQGLLGAAAVVWGQSSAVLALHFGFSLVSFASVLLLTILVFEEDNGPRVRHPKISPNLKTFIYFVFTYLYIVVYTGALVRHTGSSLACDGWPLCNGQIIPPLKGAIAVQFGHRVAAGIMFLILLALVIYVYRNYKDEIALRVTALIAFILVSLQVISGAYVVFTAMSLVSAMLHAFIITCLFGAVSYLVMLATRAK, encoded by the coding sequence GTGAACAATTTGAATAAAAAACTGAAAATATTTTCCATACTAACCACTATTGGGATGATTATTGTTTTGTTACAAGGGGCATTAGTAACAAAAACCGAATCAGGACAAGGGTGCGGGGATTCTTGGCCACTTTGCCATGGACAAGTTATACCTGAATCGATCAATACATTAGAAACCATTATAGAACTAAGTCATCGAGCAGTCTCTGCGATTCTTGGAATTATGGTTATTACTCTAGCAATTTGGACGTGGAAAAAGTTACCCCATGTTCGCGAAACGAAATTCTTAGCAATCATTGCCGTACTGTTTATTGTTTTTCAAGGTTTATTGGGGGCTGCTGCTGTTGTCTGGGGCCAATCATCTGCTGTACTAGCCTTACACTTTGGATTTTCACTAGTTTCTTTTGCTAGTGTACTCTTGCTTACTATTCTCGTTTTCGAAGAGGATAACGGACCAAGAGTTAGACACCCAAAAATCTCTCCAAATTTAAAAACATTCATATACTTTGTCTTTACTTATTTATATATTGTTGTTTATACAGGTGCTTTAGTGCGTCATACCGGCTCTAGCCTTGCTTGCGACGGCTGGCCCTTGTGTAATGGACAAATTATTCCACCGCTTAAAGGAGCCATTGCTGTTCAATTCGGTCATCGAGTAGCCGCGGGAATTATGTTCCTTATTCTTTTAGCCCTAGTAATATATGTTTACCGAAATTACAAAGACGAAATTGCTCTTCGTGTAACAGCACTCATAGCATTTATACTGGTGTCACTACAAGTAATTAGCGGTGCTTATGTTGTATTTACAGCAATGAGTTTAGTATCAGCTATGCTTCATGCTTTTATTATTACCTGTTTATTTGGTGCAGTAAGTTACCTAGTGATGTTAGCTACAAGAGCGAAGTGA
- the coxB gene encoding cytochrome c oxidase subunit II, producing MKQLIKLLPLTALLFLLAGCGEVNLTSLDPQGPVAEMQLSLIKLSLYVMIFVIVIVFALFAFVLWRFKEKPGDTHIPKQVEGNHVLELIWTTVPILLLLIIAVPNVMDTFTLANVDADENSITVKVTGHQFWWEFEYPDHDVVAGQDMYIPTNTKIIVQLEASDVIHSFWVPALAGKQDNVPGITNDMWIKAINPGIYKGKCTELCGEAHWLMDFKVIAVEPEVFDQWITNMSQPADEPATATAEAGRDVFQASCIGCHAVGGVGGNPAVGGPDLTNFGERTVIAGFLEFNDENLEKWIRYPAETKPGNKMPGFNLNDEDMKALIEYMKGLKVLD from the coding sequence ATGAAACAACTTATCAAACTGCTTCCGTTGACAGCACTTTTGTTCTTGCTCGCGGGCTGTGGTGAAGTGAACTTAACGTCTCTTGATCCTCAAGGACCAGTAGCAGAGATGCAACTATCACTAATTAAGCTTAGTCTTTACGTTATGATTTTTGTCATTGTGATAGTTTTTGCACTTTTTGCATTTGTTCTCTGGCGTTTTAAAGAAAAGCCAGGTGACACGCACATTCCAAAACAGGTAGAAGGAAATCACGTACTTGAACTTATTTGGACAACGGTACCAATCTTGTTACTATTAATTATTGCAGTTCCGAACGTCATGGATACGTTCACATTAGCAAATGTGGATGCTGACGAGAACTCGATTACTGTAAAAGTAACGGGGCACCAATTCTGGTGGGAATTTGAATACCCAGATCACGACGTAGTTGCAGGTCAGGATATGTACATTCCTACGAATACAAAAATTATTGTTCAGTTAGAAGCTAGTGATGTTATCCACTCATTTTGGGTACCAGCTTTAGCGGGGAAACAGGATAATGTACCAGGAATTACAAATGATATGTGGATTAAAGCTATAAATCCTGGTATTTACAAAGGTAAATGTACAGAATTATGTGGGGAAGCTCACTGGTTAATGGACTTTAAAGTAATTGCAGTTGAACCAGAAGTATTCGATCAATGGATAACAAACATGAGTCAACCAGCTGACGAACCAGCAACTGCAACAGCAGAAGCAGGTCGTGATGTTTTCCAAGCAAGTTGTATTGGATGTCACGCAGTAGGTGGAGTAGGTGGAAACCCAGCAGTGGGTGGACCAGACTTAACAAACTTTGGTGAAAGAACAGTAATCGCTGGATTTTTAGAGTTCAACGATGAAAACTTAGAGAAATGGATTCGTTATCCTGCAGAAACTAAACCAGGAAATAAAATGCCTGGGTTTAACTTGAATGACGAAGACATGAAAGCTTTAATTGAATATATGAAGGGCTTAAAAGTCCTAGACTAA
- the ctaD gene encoding cytochrome c oxidase subunit I: MKKSTLWDWLTTVDHKKIGIMYLVAGAFFFVLGGLEAMLIRIQLMFPESNFVSAQAFNELITMHGTTMIFLAAMPLLFGFMNFIVPLQIGARDVAFPFLNSLGFWLFLSGGILLNLSWFFGGAPDAGWTAYVPLSSAAYASTGLDYYVLGLQISGAGTLIGGINFLVTIITMRAPGMTMMKMPLFTWSTFVASALILFAFPALTVGLFLLMFERLFGANYFIVEAGGNVVIWQHLFWIFGHPEVYILVLPAFGIFSEVLSTFSKKRLFGYSAMVFATLIIGFLGFMVWAHHMFTVGMGPVANAIFAVATMAIAVPTGIKIFNWLLTLWGGRIQFTTANLFALGFIPSFVLGGVTGVMLATSAANYQFHDTYFVVAHFHYVIIGGVVFGLFAGTFYWWPKIFGTMLNETLGKWFFWLFFIGFHLTFFVQHFLGLMGMPRRVASYLDGQGLNDLNFISTIGAFFMAVAFIILLANIFVSRNDKAVSDPWDGRTLEWATSTPVKEYNFAQTPVVRDLDALWYEKMKGNKRLPVAEPLGEIHMPNGSILPLIMSVGLFIASFGFIYHTYIISVIGLGITLGCMLVRSIKEDHGYHIPVDQIEQDKEVG; the protein is encoded by the coding sequence ATGAAAAAAAGCACACTTTGGGATTGGCTAACGACGGTAGACCATAAGAAAATTGGAATTATGTATTTGGTTGCCGGTGCGTTTTTCTTCGTGTTAGGTGGACTAGAAGCCATGTTAATACGAATTCAGCTAATGTTCCCAGAATCTAACTTTGTTAGTGCTCAAGCTTTTAATGAGCTAATTACAATGCATGGTACAACAATGATCTTTTTAGCTGCCATGCCATTACTATTCGGATTTATGAACTTTATTGTGCCTCTACAAATTGGTGCAAGGGACGTTGCATTCCCATTCTTAAACTCATTAGGTTTTTGGTTGTTTTTATCTGGTGGTATCTTGCTTAACCTAAGCTGGTTCTTTGGTGGAGCACCTGACGCAGGTTGGACAGCTTATGTTCCTTTATCAAGTGCAGCATATGCAAGTACAGGATTAGATTATTATGTGTTAGGGTTACAGATTAGTGGTGCGGGTACATTAATTGGGGGAATTAACTTCCTAGTAACAATTATTACAATGAGAGCACCTGGTATGACAATGATGAAAATGCCATTATTTACGTGGAGTACATTTGTTGCATCAGCACTTATCTTATTTGCTTTCCCAGCATTAACAGTAGGTCTTTTCTTATTAATGTTTGAACGATTATTCGGCGCTAACTACTTTATTGTAGAAGCAGGCGGTAACGTTGTTATTTGGCAACATTTATTCTGGATATTTGGGCATCCGGAAGTATATATTCTAGTATTACCAGCGTTTGGTATCTTTTCTGAAGTATTATCAACGTTCTCTAAGAAGCGTCTATTTGGTTATAGTGCAATGGTATTTGCAACACTAATTATCGGTTTCTTAGGTTTCATGGTGTGGGCGCACCATATGTTCACAGTTGGTATGGGTCCTGTAGCTAACGCAATTTTTGCTGTGGCAACCATGGCGATTGCTGTACCGACAGGGATTAAGATCTTTAACTGGTTACTAACACTCTGGGGTGGAAGAATCCAATTTACAACGGCTAATCTTTTTGCATTAGGATTTATTCCTTCTTTCGTATTAGGTGGAGTAACTGGGGTAATGTTAGCAACATCAGCAGCAAACTACCAGTTCCATGATACGTACTTTGTAGTAGCTCACTTCCACTATGTAATTATCGGTGGGGTAGTATTTGGATTATTTGCGGGTACATTCTACTGGTGGCCAAAAATCTTTGGAACAATGCTAAACGAAACATTAGGAAAATGGTTCTTCTGGTTATTCTTTATTGGTTTCCATTTAACATTCTTCGTACAGCATTTCCTTGGATTAATGGGTATGCCTAGACGTGTAGCATCTTATTTAGATGGTCAAGGTCTAAATGACTTAAACTTTATTAGTACAATTGGGGCTTTCTTTATGGCGGTTGCTTTCATCATTCTTCTTGCTAACATTTTTGTTTCAAGAAATGATAAAGCAGTTAGTGACCCTTGGGATGGTCGTACCCTTGAGTGGGCAACTTCTACTCCTGTTAAAGAGTACAACTTTGCTCAAACGCCAGTTGTTCGTGATTTAGATGCATTATGGTACGAGAAAATGAAAGGTAACAAAAGGTTACCAGTAGCAGAACCACTTGGTGAAATTCATATGCCAAATGGATCAATTCTACCATTAATCATGTCAGTTGGTTTGTTTATAGCAAGTTTTGGATTTATTTATCACACGTATATCATTTCAGTGATTGGTCTTGGAATTACACTAGGTTGTATGCTTGTAAGATCAATTAAAGAAGATCACGGATACCATATTCCAGTAGATCAAATTGAACAAGACAAGGAGGTTGGATAA